The Zingiber officinale cultivar Zhangliang chromosome 10A, Zo_v1.1, whole genome shotgun sequence genome contains a region encoding:
- the LOC122026291 gene encoding glutamate synthase 1 [NADH], chloroplastic isoform X1 has product MAAVPGSAFNLRSELLALSSIVNHKYNAYGGAGAARFSGLRRSQRLSLQSQFVGAKLRACERVQLWRSDGPGRSPKLRLVAPSMSMSQVPEKPLGLYDPSFDKDSCGVGFIAELSGDYNRKTVVDSLEMLVRMAHRGACGCETNTGDGAGILVALPHCFFTEVMKDVGIQLPTPGQYAVGMFFLPQDDSRREESKVVFTKVAESLGHVVLGWRSVPTNNQDLGESARQTEPIVEQVFLTPSPRSSADLEQQMYILRRISMVAIRAALNLQHGGAKDFYICSLSSRTVVYKGQLKPAQLRDYYYADLGDERFTSYMALVHSRFSTNTFPSWDRAQPMRIVGHNGEINTLRGNVNWMKAREGLLKCKELGLSKNEMKKLLPIVDASSSDSGAFDGVLELLVRAGRSLPEAVMMMIPEAWQNDKNMDPDRKALYEYFSALMEPWDGPALISFTDGRYLGATLDRNGLRPGRFYITHSGRVIMASEVGVVDIPPAEVARKGRLNPGMMLLVDFENHSVVDDEALKKQYSQARPYGEWLGRQKICLEDIVNSIPKSERIPPSIYGTAQSQTLDEDMDNMGLRGLLTPLKAFGYTVEALEMLLLPMAKDATEALGSMGNDAPLAVMSNREKLSFEYFKQMFAQVTNPPIDPIREKIVTSMECMIGPEGDLTETTEEQCHRLSLKGPLLSINEMEAMKKMNYRGWRSKVLDITYAKQQGRKGLEETLDRICLEARSAIHQGYTTLVLSDRGVSSDRVAVSSLLAVGAVHQHLVSTLERTQVGLLIESAEPREVHHFCTLVGFGADAICPYLAIEAIWRLQIDGKIPPKEDGEFHSREDLVKKYFKASNYGMMKVLAKMGISTLASYKGAQIFEGLGLSSEVIQKCFKGTPSRVEGATFEMLAGDALRLHELAFPTRSLPLCSADALPNPGDYHWRKGGEIHLNDPLAIAKLQEAARANSVAAYKEYSRRIQELNRACNLRGILKFKDDTEKIPLDEVEPASEIVKRFCTGAMSYGSISLEAHTTLAIAMNRIGGKSNTGEGGEQPSRMEPLQDGSRNPKRSAIKQVASGRFGVTSYYLSEADELQIKMAQGAKPGEGGELPGHKVIGDIAVTRNSTAGVGLISPPPHHDIYSIEDLAQLIFDLKNSNPGARISVKLVSEAGVGVVASGVVKGHADHVLISGHDGGTGASRWTGIKNAGLPWELGLAETHQTLVANNLRGRTVLQTDGQLKTGRDVAIAALLGAEEFGFSTAPLITLGCIMMRKCHKNTCPVGIATQDPVLREKFAGEPEHVINFFFMLAEEVREIMSQLGFQTMTEMVGRADMLEIDTEVASSNEKLRNIDLSLLLRPASDIRPGAAQYCIQKQDHGLDMVLDQKLISSSKAALEKGLPVYIETAVCNLNRAVGTMLSHEVSKLYKLKGLPTDSVHIKLFGSAGQSLGAFLCAGITLELEGDSNDYVGKGLSGGKIVVYPPRESQFDPKENIVIGNVALYGATNGEAYFNGMAAERFCVRNSGARAVVEGVGDHGCEYMTGGTVVILGTTGRNFAAGMSGGVAYVFDVDGMFQTRCNPELVDLEKVEDEEDITTLRMMIQQHQRHTSSVLAREILSDFESLLPKFVKVFPRDYRRVLQKIKEEQNLKESEEQEEKELMEKDAFEELKKLAAASLIAKEEDLAAAKRPTQVDNAVKHRGFIAYERQGIPYRDPNDRIKDWKEVANELKPGPLMKTQSARCMDCGTPFCHQENSGCPLGNKIPEFNELVHQNRWREALDRLLETNNFPEFTGRVCPAPCEGSCVLGIIENPVSIKSIECAIIDKAFEEGWMVPRPPQKRTGKRVAIVGSGPAGLAAADQLNKMGHLVTVYERADRIGGLMMYGVPNMKADKVEIVQRRVDLMTKEGVNFVVNANVGTDHKFSLDHLHSQNNAIVLATGATKPRDLPVPGRELSGVHFAMEFLHANTKSLLDSNLQDGKYLSAQGKKVIVIGGGDTGTDCIATSIRHGCTNIVNLELLPEPPQKRAPGNPWPQWPRIFRVDYGHQEATSKFGKDPRTYEVLTKRFVGDENGVVKGLELVRVRWGKDSSGKFQFEEIKGSEETIEADLVLLAMGFLGPESTIADRLGLERDNRSNFKAQYGHFATSVDGVFAAGDCRRGQSLVVWAINEGRQAAAQVDKYLMKDVGTSSDDSLFVSSEDLVQKVTV; this is encoded by the exons ATGGCTGCAGTTCCGGGCTCAGCCTTTAATCTCCGAAGTGAATTGTTGGCGCTCTCGTCTATTGTCAACCATAAGTACAACGCCTATGGCGGTGCCGGAGCTGCACGATTTTCAGGCCTTAGACGCTCTCAAAGGCTGTCCTTGCAGAGCCAGTTTGTTGGAGCAAAGCTCCGAGCTTGTGAGCGCGTTCAGCTTTGGAGGAGCGATGGTCCAGGACGTTCACCTAAGCTAAGACTCGTTGCTCCATCCATGTCTATGTCTCAGGTGCCAGAGAAGCCTCTTGGTCTCTACGATCCATCGTTCGATAAAGATTCTTGCGGTGTTGGTTTCATTGCTGAGCTATCTGGAGACTACAACAGGAAAACA GTTGTGGATTCTCTGGAGATGCTTGTTCGAATGGCCCATCGTGGTGCCTGTGGCTGCGAAACTAACACTGGTGATGGAGCTGGCATACTAGTGGCATTACCTCATTGCTTTTTCACTGAG GTCATGAAGGACGTTGGCATTCAACTTCCAACTCCTGGTCAGTATGCAGTTGGTATGTTTTTCTTGCCACAGGATGATAGTCGCAGGGAAGAAAGCAAAGTTGTTTTCACTAAG GTTGCAGAATCTTTGGGACATGTCGTGCTTGGCTGGCGCTCAGTACCGACCAATAATCAAGATCTTGGTGAATCTGCTCGTCAAACTGAGCCAATTGTTGAACAAGTCTTTCTCACTCCAAGTCCACGGTCCAGTGCTGATCTTGAGCAACAG ATGTATATATTACGGAGGATTTCAATGGTAGCTATCCGCGCTGCTCTCAATCTGCAACATGGTGGAGCTAAGGACTTCTATATATGCTCCCTTTCCTCAAG GACTGTTGTCTATAAAGGTCAGTTGAAGCCTGCTCAACTAAGGGACTACTATTATGCAGATCTTGGAGATGAAAGGTTTACAAGTTACATGGCCCTG GTTCACTCTCGATTCTCTACAAACACTTTTCCCAGTTGGGATCGTGCACAACCTATGCGAATCGTGGGACACAATGGAGAAATCAACACATTGCGAGGCAATGTGAATTG GATGAAGGCACGCGAAGGATTGTTGAAGTGCAAGGAACTAGGCTTGTCAAAGAATGAAATGAAGAAACTTTTGCCAATTGTTGATGCTAGCTCATCTGATTCTG GGGCATTTGATGGTGTCCTTGAGCTTTTGGTTCGTGCCGGTAGAAGTCTTCCTGAAGCTGTTATGATGATGATACCTGAGGCATGGCAGAATGATAAGAACATGGATCCTGATAGAAAAGCTCTCTATGAATATTTCTCAGCTCTCATGGAGCCCTGGGATGGACCTGCTCTCATATCTT TTACAGATGGTCGTTATCTTGGAGCAACATTGGATCGTAATGGTCTGAGACCTGGACGTTTTTACATAACTCATAGTGGTCGTGTTATCATGGCTAGTGAAGTAGGTGTCGTAGACATTCCTCCAGCTGAAGTAGCAAGGAAAGGAAGGCTTAACCCCGGGATGATGTTGCTAGTGGATTTTGAAAATCATAGTGTTGTCGATGATGAGGCACTTAAGAAGCAATACTCACAAGCTAGACCATATGGAGAATGGCTTGGGAGACAGAAGATTTGCCTTGAAGACATTGTTAATTCTATCCCTAAAAGTGAAAGAATTCCTCCAAGCATCTATGGAACTGCACAA TCTCAAACTCTTGATGAGGACATGGATAACATGGGACTTCGTGGTCTTCTGACACCCCTCAAAGCCTTTGG CTATACTGTTGAAGCATTGGAAATGCTGCTGCTGCCAATGGCAAAAGATGCTACTGAAGCATTAGGTTCCATGGGAAATGATGCTCCCTTGGCTGTGATGTCAAATAGAGAGAAACTTAGCTTTGAATACTTCAAGCAGATGTTTGCACAAGTTACAAATCCTCCAATTGATCCGATTCGAGAGAAAATAGTTACATCCATGGAGTGTATGATTGGCCCTGAAGGGGATCTTACAGAAACCACTGAAGAGCAGTGCCATCGTCTGTCATTGAAGGGGCCTCTTCTATCCATTAATGAAATGGAAGCTATGAAAAAGATGAACTACAGAGGTTGGCGCAGCAAAGTACTAGACATCACATATGCAAAACAGCAAGGCCGAAAGGGTTTGGAGGAAACCTTGGATAGGATTTGTTTGGAAGCTCGTTCTGCTATCCATCAGGGTTATACAACTCTTGTGTTGTCTGACAGAG GTGTTTCTTCTGACCGTGTTGCTGTAAGCTCCCTCCTGGCGGTTGGTGCTGTCCATCAACATCTAGTCTCTACACTTGAGAGGACACAGGTAGGATTGCTGATTGAATCTGCTGAGCCCCGTGAAGTGCATCATTTCTGTACTCTTGTTGGGTTTGGAGCAGATGCTATCTGCCCATATTTGGCCATAGAAGCAATTTGGCGGTTGCAAATTGATGGCAAAATCCCTCCTAAAGAAGACGGAGAATTCCATTCAAGGGAGGATCTTGTTAAGAAATACTTTAAAGCAAGCAACTATGGAATGATGAAGGTTCTTGCCAAAATGGGGATATCCACCCTAGCATCTTACAAGGGTGCACAGATTTTTGAAGGTCTAGGACTTTCTTCTGAGGTTATACAGAAATGCTTCAAAGGAACACCAAGTAGAGTTGAAGGTGCAACATTTGAAATGCTTGCTGGAGATGCACTCCGTCTTCATGAGTTGGCATTTCCAACCAGGTCATTACCACTCTGTAGTGCTGACGCATTACCTAATCCTGGGGATTACCATTGGAGAAAAGGAGGTGAAATTCACCTTAATGATCCCCTTGCAATAGCTAAGTTGCAAGAGGCAGCCAGAGCTAACAGTGTTGCAGCATACAAAGAATACTCCAGGCGTATACAGGAGCTGAATAGGGCTTGCAACCTTCGTGGAATACTGAAGTTTAAAGATGACACTGAGAAGATTCCTTTGGACGAGGTTGAACCTGCTAGTGAGATTGTCAAACGCTTTTGCACTGGAGCTATGAGTTATGGTTCAATATCATTGGAAGCACATACTACCCTTGCAATTGCAATGAATAGAATTGGAGGCAAATCTAATACTG GTGAGGGAGGCGAGCAACCTTCTCGTATGGAGCCTCTGCAGGATGGTTCGAGGAATCCAAAGAGGAGTGCTATTAAACAAGTTGCAAGTGGTAGGTTTGGAGTAACAAGCTACTACCTGAGTGAAGCTGATGAACTCCAGATAAAGATGGCTCAG GGAGCCAAGCCAGGCGAGGGAGGTGAACTTCCAGGCCATAAAGTTATTGGTGATATTGCTGTCACAAGAAATTCCACTGCTGGTGTTGGTCTTATTAGTCCTCCACCACACCATGATATATACTCGATTGAAGATCTTGCGCAGCTTATTTTCgaccttaag AACTCAAATCCTGGCGCTAGAATCAGTGTTAAGCTAGTCTCCGAGGCTGGTGTTGGTGTAGTTGCCAGTGGTGTAGTAAAAGGACATGCAGACCATGTTTTGATATCTGGGCATGATGGAGGCACAGGAGCTTCTCGTTGGACTGGCATAAAAAATGCTGGTCTTCCCTGGGAGCTTGGATTGGCTGAGACACACCAAACTCTAGTGGCAAATAACCTGCGTGGGCGAACAGTTTTGCAAACAGATGGGCAGTTAAAGACGGGAAGAGATGTTGCAATCGCAGCACTACTTGGTGCAGAAGAGTTTGGTTTTAGCACTGCACCTCTGATAACTCTTGGCTGCATCATGATGCGGAAGTGTCACAAAAATACTTGCCCTGTCGGAATTGCCACACAAGATCCTGTTCTTCGTGAAAAATTTGCTGGGGAACCTGAACatgttataaattttttctttatgTTGGCAGAGGAAGTCCGTGAAATAATGTCTCAATTGGGCTTTCAGACCATGACTGAGATGGTTGGTCGTGCCGACATGCTTGAGATTGATACAGAAGTGGCTAGCAGCAATGAGAAATTGAGAAATATCGATCTTTCATTGCTTCTTAGGCCTGCATCTGATATTCGGCCTGGAGCGGCTCAATATTGCATTCAGAAGCAAGATCATGGACTGGACATGGTATTAGATCAGAAGCTTATCTCTTCATCAAAAGCTGCTCTTGAAAAAGGCTTGCCTGTTTATATTGAGACAGCAGTTTGCAATTTAAACCGTGCTGTTGGTACCATGCTTAGCCATGAGGTCTCTAAACTTTATAAATTGAAAGGGTTGCCTACAGATTCAGTCCATATTAAGCTATTTGGAAGTGCTGGTCAGAGTCTGGGAGCTTTTCTCTGCGCTGGAATTACACTTGAGCTTGAAGGTGACAGCAATGACTATGTTGGGAAAGGATTATCTGGTGGCAAAATTGTAGTTTATCCACCAAGAGAAAGCCAATTTGATCCAAAAGAAAATATTGTCATTGGTAATGTTGCATTATATGGTGCCACAAATGGGGAGGCCTATTTCAATGGAATGGCTGCTGAGAGATTTTGTGTCCGTAACTCAGGTGCTAGAGCAGTTGTTGAAGGTGTTGGTGATCATGGTTGTGAGTATATGACTGGTGGTACTGTTGTTATTCTTGGGACAACTGGGAGAAACTTTGCTGCTGGCATGAGTGGTGGAGTTGCTTATGTTTTTGATGTGGATGGGATGTTTCAGACACGATGCAATCCTGAGTTGGTTGATCTTGAAAAGGTTGAGGATGAAGAAGACATCACAACATTGAGAATGATGATTCAACAACACCAACGCCATACAAGCAGCGTTCTGGCAAGGGAAATcctttctgatttcgaatctctACTGCCCAAATTTGTGAAAGTCTTTCCAAGGGATTATAGGAGGGTTCTTCAGAAAATAAAAGAAGAACAAAATCTCAAAGAATCtgaagagcaagaagaaaaagaactgaTGGAGAAGGATGCATTTGAAGAACTCAAGAAACTGGCTGCAGCATCTTTGATTGCAAAG GAAGAGGATTTGGCTGCAGCAAAAAGGCCAACACAGGTAGACAATGCTGTCAAGCATCGAGGTTTTATTGCTTATGAGCGACAAGGTATTCCATATAGGGATCCTAATGATCGAATCAAAGATTGGAAAGAAGTTGCTAATGAGTTGAAGCCTGGGCCACTGATGAAAACACAGTCCGCTCGCTGCATGGACTGTGGGACTCCTTTTTGTCATCAG GAAAACTCTGGGTGCCCACTTGGAAACAAAATACCTGAATTTAATGAACTGGTTCATCAAAATAGGTGGCGTGAAGCATTGGATCGACTTCTCGAGACAAATAACTTTCCAGAATTTACTGGCCGAGTCTGCCCTGCTCCTTGTGAAGGGTCATGTGTTCTTGGCATCATTGAGAACCCAGTTTCTATTAAAAGTATAGAGTGTGCAATCATAGACAAAGCATTTGAAGAAGGATGGATGGTCCCTCGTCCTCCACAAAAAAGAACGGG AAAGAGAGTTGCCATTGTTGGTAGCGGTCCAGCTGGACTTGCTGCTGCTGATCAGCTAAATAAAATGGGTCATTTGGTCACTGTTTATGAGCGTGCTGACCGAATTGGAGGACTTATGATGTATGGTGTTCCAAACATGAAGGCTGACAAGGTTGAGATAGTTCAACGCCGTGTGGACCTAATGACCAAGGAAGGTGTTAATTTTGTGGTAAATGCTAATGTTGGAACAGACCATAAGTtctcccttgaccatctccattCTCAGAATAATGCAATAGTCTTGGCTACTGGAGCTACTAAGCCAAG GGATCTTCCTGTTCCTGGACGAGAACTCTCTGGAGTTCATTTTGCAATGGAATTTCTCCATGCTAACACTAAAAGCCTGCTCGATAGCAATCTACAGGATGGTAAGTATTTGTCGGCTCAAGGGAAGAAAGTGATTGTGATTGGTGGAGGAGATACAGGAACGGATTGTATTGCAACATCCATTCGACATGGCTGTACAAACATTGTGAACCTAGAACTTCTACCTGAGCCACCTCAGAAAAGAGCACCAGGAAATCCATGGCCACAG tGGCCTCGTATTTTCCGCGTAGATTATGGCCATCAAGAAGCAACGTCCAAGTTTGGAAAAGACCCACGGACATACGAAGTACTGACCAAGCGATTTGTGGGAGATGAAAATGGAGTAGTGAAGGGCCTTGAGTTGGTCCGTGTCCGTTGGGGAAAGGATAGCAGTGGGAAATTCCAGTTCGAGGAAATCAAGGGCTCCGAGGAGACTATAGAAGCTGATCTGGTTCTCTTAGCTATGGGTTTTCTTGGTCCAGAATCG ACGATTGCTGATCGATTGGGTCTAGAGCGAGACAACAGATCCAACTTCAAGGCGCAGTATGGTCATTTTGCAACCAGCGTAGATGGAGTTTTTGCAGCTGGGGACTGCCGGCGAGGCCAGTCACTGGTGGTTTGGGCCATCAATGAGGGCCGGCAAGCTGCTGCACAGGTGGACAAATATCTAATGAAAGATGTGGGCACTAGTAGTGATGACAGCCTTTTTGTTTCCAGTGAGGATTTAGTCCAGAAAGTAACTGTTTAA